A window of the Desulforapulum autotrophicum HRM2 genome harbors these coding sequences:
- a CDS encoding DUF4198 domain-containing protein, translating to MGSFFAKLAGFKKIELLTSFCLLAMAGSAFAHFGMVIPSDSMVMQGEDKSVTLDLSFSHPFELNGMTLVKPASFFVVKDGQKEDLLPTLMPAKVMDHEAFTASYNIKRPGAYVFCMIPEPYWEPSEDCFIVHYTKTVVAAFGGEDGWDEPVGLKTEIVPMSKPYGLYGGNLFQGVVLLDGKIVPHAEVEVEYYNRTGKAKAPSDYMVTQTIKADSNGVFAYSVPADGWWGFAALNTSDKKKVHNGEKKDIELGAVLWVEFQKWQAGE from the coding sequence ATGGGATCTTTTTTTGCAAAACTCGCTGGGTTTAAAAAAATTGAACTATTAACAAGTTTTTGCCTGTTGGCAATGGCAGGTAGCGCATTTGCCCATTTTGGCATGGTCATTCCATCGGACAGCATGGTGATGCAGGGGGAAGACAAATCCGTCACCCTTGATTTGTCCTTTTCCCATCCGTTTGAATTAAACGGGATGACCCTTGTAAAGCCAGCATCTTTTTTTGTTGTCAAGGATGGTCAAAAAGAGGACCTTCTGCCGACCCTCATGCCTGCAAAGGTCATGGACCATGAAGCGTTTACCGCCAGCTACAATATCAAACGCCCCGGCGCCTATGTTTTTTGCATGATCCCTGAGCCCTATTGGGAGCCGTCCGAGGATTGCTTTATCGTTCACTACACAAAAACGGTTGTTGCAGCCTTTGGCGGCGAGGACGGCTGGGATGAACCGGTGGGTCTTAAAACTGAAATTGTACCCATGTCTAAACCTTACGGGCTTTATGGCGGAAATTTATTCCAGGGTGTGGTGCTCCTCGACGGCAAGATCGTTCCCCATGCTGAAGTCGAAGTCGAGTACTACAACCGGACCGGGAAAGCCAAAGCCCCGTCCGACTACATGGTGACCCAGACGATCAAGGCTGATTCAAACGGGGTGTTTGCCTATAGCGTTCCCGCAGACGGGTGGTGGGGGTTTGCCGCACTCAACACCTCAGACAAAAAGAAGGTGCATAATGGCGAAAAAAAGGATATAGAACTGGGGGCCGTGTTGTGGGTTGAATTTCAAAAATGGCAGGCAGGGGAGTAG
- a CDS encoding YdbL family protein has translation MKTRKTAFFAILMLLVLLVAAQAGFANEIKDRMKQRLPVIVEMKIQGVIGENADGFLEFVTANHANKDVVADENKDRKAVYSAISAQQGVDVQTVGKRRALQIAGQAQKGEYLKNEAGVWYKK, from the coding sequence ATGAAGACAAGAAAAACAGCTTTTTTTGCAATTCTTATGTTGCTGGTCCTGTTGGTCGCTGCCCAGGCAGGTTTTGCAAACGAGATCAAAGATCGGATGAAGCAGCGCCTGCCCGTGATTGTTGAAATGAAGATCCAGGGGGTAATTGGGGAAAATGCCGATGGGTTTCTTGAGTTTGTCACGGCCAACCACGCTAATAAGGATGTGGTTGCAGACGAGAACAAGGACCGAAAGGCGGTATATTCAGCCATTTCAGCCCAGCAGGGTGTTGATGTTCAAACCGTGGGAAAAAGAAGGGCGCTCCAGATTGCAGGCCAGGCCCAGAAAGGAGAATACCTGAAAAACGAGGCTGGAGTATGGTATAAAAAATGA
- a CDS encoding YnbE family lipoprotein, which yields MKIQITILAMVMASLLASGCSTSHEVQLAPVEIKPIHITIDVNVKVDRALDNFFDDIDKTESQIKK from the coding sequence ATGAAGATTCAAATAACCATACTGGCCATGGTCATGGCATCTCTTCTGGCATCCGGGTGCAGCACAAGCCATGAGGTGCAGCTGGCGCCGGTGGAGATTAAGCCCATCCATATAACCATTGACGTCAATGTTAAGGTGGACAGGGCCTTGGACAATTTTTTTGATGATATTGATAAAACCGAGAGTCAGATAAAAAAATAG
- a CDS encoding adenosine kinase, translated as MMVDSSTRITGIGSALVDLLINETDGFLEALGKEKGGMTLVEHHDQEEILGRSTEKPVVVPGGAACNTIVGTAKLGGEARFIGMRGTDAYGDQYEAALRRFNVEPLFNVSTSTTGRVLSVITPDAQRSMFTHLGASVEMDPLKVLPELFTDTAIAVIEGYLLFNPDLMLASLKSAKAAGAKIALDLASFEVVEASRPILADIIADYVDILIANEDEAKAYTGFTDESAALKALSKNVDISVLKVGKRGSHVAANGRKIRIDPQKGKEAVDTTGAGDLWASGFLYGVAHGYSLEQSGKIGSACGYEVCQVVGAQVPDKAWDRIKQLL; from the coding sequence ATGATGGTGGACAGCAGCACACGAATTACGGGGATCGGCAGTGCCCTGGTGGATCTTTTGATCAATGAAACAGATGGATTCCTTGAGGCCCTTGGCAAGGAAAAGGGGGGTATGACCCTGGTTGAGCACCATGACCAGGAAGAAATTCTTGGAAGAAGCACTGAAAAACCGGTGGTAGTTCCCGGCGGCGCTGCATGCAACACCATTGTGGGAACGGCTAAACTTGGGGGCGAGGCCCGGTTCATCGGCATGCGGGGAACCGATGCCTATGGGGACCAGTATGAGGCGGCCCTGAGGCGGTTCAATGTTGAACCGTTGTTTAATGTTTCGACCAGCACAACCGGCCGGGTGCTTTCTGTCATTACCCCGGATGCCCAGCGGTCCATGTTCACCCACCTTGGGGCCTCGGTTGAGATGGACCCATTAAAGGTGCTGCCCGAGCTGTTCACGGACACGGCCATTGCCGTGATCGAAGGGTATCTGCTGTTCAACCCTGATCTGATGCTGGCATCCCTGAAGAGCGCAAAGGCTGCCGGGGCAAAGATCGCCCTTGACCTTGCAAGCTTTGAGGTGGTCGAAGCGTCAAGGCCTATTCTTGCCGATATCATAGCTGACTACGTTGATATCCTCATTGCCAATGAAGACGAGGCAAAAGCCTATACCGGTTTTACGGACGAGTCTGCCGCCCTCAAGGCCCTGTCAAAGAATGTTGATATCTCTGTTCTCAAAGTCGGTAAACGCGGTTCCCATGTGGCGGCAAATGGCCGGAAGATCCGGATTGACCCCCAGAAGGGCAAAGAGGCAGTGGATACAACGGGCGCAGGGGATCTATGGGCCTCGGGTTTTCTCTACGGGGTTGCCCACGGATATTCCCTTGAACAAAGCGGTAAGATCGGATCCGCCTGTGGGTATGAGGTTTGCCAGGTGGTGGGTGCCCAGGTTCCGGACAAGGCCTGGGACAGGATCAAACAGCTCCTTTAG
- a CDS encoding DEAD/DEAH box helicase, which yields MSFEELGLRAELIKAVKTKGYIEPTPIQIRVIPAILNGQDILARAQTGTGKTDAFALPIVEILARGKAHRRHPRALVLTPTRELALQVGESIKAYARRVSLRCTVVYGGVNVNPQIDRLKRGVDILVATPGRLLDLAAFNRDVKLSKIEFLVFDEADRMLDLGFSDEISQILELVPQDRRTMLFSATYTRQIRDLADKMLKTPEQIEVTPNTTVAESIVQKVHLVEKSNKRELLIHLITRSDWRQVLVFTRTKHGANKLAERLAQVKISAAALHGNKSQSFRTRTLQEFKNGEIRILVATDVAARGLDITGLPHVVNYDMPSVAEDYVHRIGRTGRAGIQGVAVSLVSKEEKVFLKSVESLLEQKIPVETVKGYTVDSAVPSFVLLRPDSPISEQRADKGLKEIVSKRNASKKSSKPGLKIRSKPGSKIGAKPSQKPGQKTESKFRPGKSSKQGRPRGKK from the coding sequence CCTGGCCAGGGCCCAGACCGGAACCGGAAAAACAGATGCCTTTGCCCTTCCCATCGTTGAGATACTGGCACGGGGCAAGGCCCACAGGCGCCATCCCCGTGCCCTGGTGCTCACCCCCACAAGGGAACTTGCCCTCCAGGTGGGTGAAAGCATCAAGGCCTATGCCCGGCGGGTCTCCCTTCGTTGTACCGTGGTTTATGGGGGTGTTAATGTCAACCCCCAGATTGACCGGCTTAAAAGGGGGGTTGATATCCTTGTGGCAACCCCTGGCAGACTGCTCGATCTTGCCGCCTTTAATCGGGATGTAAAGCTCTCAAAAATAGAGTTTCTGGTGTTTGATGAGGCTGACAGAATGCTGGATCTCGGGTTTAGTGATGAAATCTCCCAGATCCTTGAACTGGTTCCCCAGGATCGTAGAACCATGCTTTTTTCCGCCACCTATACCCGGCAGATCAGGGATCTTGCCGACAAAATGCTTAAGACTCCCGAACAGATTGAGGTGACGCCCAACACCACGGTTGCGGAATCCATCGTCCAGAAGGTTCACCTGGTGGAAAAATCCAACAAGCGCGAACTTCTCATTCATTTAATCACCCGGAGCGACTGGCGTCAGGTCCTGGTCTTTACCCGCACAAAGCACGGGGCAAACAAGCTTGCTGAACGGCTTGCCCAGGTTAAAATTTCCGCCGCGGCCCTCCATGGCAACAAGAGCCAGTCCTTTAGAACCCGCACCCTCCAGGAGTTCAAGAACGGTGAAATCCGCATCCTTGTGGCAACGGATGTGGCGGCAAGGGGACTTGATATCACAGGCCTGCCCCATGTGGTCAATTACGATATGCCGTCTGTTGCCGAAGATTATGTGCATCGTATCGGCCGTACAGGCCGTGCCGGGATCCAGGGCGTTGCCGTCTCACTGGTCTCCAAGGAGGAAAAAGTTTTTCTGAAATCTGTTGAGAGCCTTCTTGAGCAAAAGATCCCCGTGGAAACAGTCAAAGGGTATACCGTGGACAGTGCGGTTCCAAGTTTTGTTCTGCTGCGCCCGGACAGCCCGATAAGTGAACAACGGGCAGACAAAGGTTTAAAAGAGATTGTCAGTAAAAGAAACGCCTCCAAGAAGAGCAGCAAACCCGGTTTAAAAATCCGATCCAAACCCGGCTCGAAAATCGGGGCAAAACCAAGCCAAAAACCTGGCCAAAAAACCGAATCTAAATTCCGCCCAGGAAAATCGTCCAAACAGGGCAGACCCAGGGGTAAAAAATAG
- the cbiM gene encoding cobalt transporter CbiM, which translates to MHISEGVLSGQLLIAGGVLAFAGTAVGLKKIDYDKIVHVAILASAFFVASLIHVNLGPSSVHLILNGVVGLLLGWAAFPAIVVALFLQAVFFQYGGITALGCNAVIMATPAIVCYYLFSPFLNRGKRTVIVASFLAGAGSVLLSCLLLGLALYFTEKSFFEVSLLIITANLPVMIIEGVITGFIVTFLQRVYPEILPQKRRVT; encoded by the coding sequence ATGCATATTTCAGAGGGCGTTTTATCTGGTCAATTGCTCATTGCGGGCGGGGTTCTTGCTTTTGCCGGGACTGCAGTGGGATTGAAAAAAATCGACTATGACAAAATCGTCCATGTGGCAATTCTTGCATCGGCCTTTTTTGTGGCCTCCCTTATCCATGTCAATCTGGGACCTTCGAGTGTTCACCTTATCCTTAACGGTGTTGTAGGTCTGCTGTTGGGATGGGCCGCCTTTCCCGCCATTGTTGTGGCCCTTTTTCTCCAGGCTGTTTTTTTCCAGTATGGCGGCATCACAGCCCTTGGGTGTAACGCCGTGATCATGGCAACCCCTGCCATTGTTTGCTATTACCTGTTTTCTCCATTTCTAAACAGGGGAAAACGGACGGTGATTGTTGCCTCTTTTCTTGCAGGCGCAGGGTCCGTGCTCTTATCCTGCCTGTTGCTGGGCCTGGCCCTTTATTTTACGGAAAAGAGTTTTTTCGAGGTTTCCCTGCTTATCATTACGGCCAATCTTCCGGTGATGATCATTGAAGGGGTAATTACAGGATTCATAGTGACCTTTCTGCAAAGGGTTTACCCTGAAATTCTGCCCCAAAAAAGGAGGGTTACTTGA
- a CDS encoding class I SAM-dependent methyltransferase — protein sequence MRGLFVNQDRGARLPCCHRSWIIVFKAGEKPLKKSSNVFSTQFWTDQWRRIDKHDSFDVHKGFSTPEFWDRASIAYDRGDNEVASRRIDKTLTMFENKGLLMDKMEILDIGCGTGLLATALADRGARVTAIDFSRGMLDRCRENIPKALEGRIKLVCMDWDRADIKALGWHRHFDLTLAFMSPAIATPEALNRMMATSKNACAIRGWAARRTHPILDELWLRIMGTPLDDKPQTLMIKFNLLVAMGFLPELSWDAISWEQTVTIDEELETRLAFFQKVSDQPETVLRQTIRSYLDSLAHGNTIKKDQTGTTGTLVWKLFPKGAV from the coding sequence ATGCGAGGCCTATTTGTCAACCAGGACAGGGGTGCCAGATTGCCCTGTTGCCATCGTTCATGGATCATCGTTTTTAAAGCCGGGGAGAAACCATTGAAAAAAAGCAGCAATGTCTTTTCAACGCAGTTCTGGACAGACCAGTGGCGCAGGATCGACAAACACGATTCATTTGACGTTCACAAGGGGTTTTCAACGCCTGAATTCTGGGATCGGGCGTCCATAGCCTATGACAGGGGAGACAATGAAGTCGCATCCAGAAGGATAGACAAAACCCTAACGATGTTTGAAAACAAAGGCCTTCTGATGGACAAGATGGAGATCCTTGACATCGGATGCGGAACAGGCCTTCTGGCAACGGCCCTGGCAGACCGGGGAGCAAGGGTGACCGCCATTGATTTCTCCCGGGGTATGCTTGACCGGTGCCGGGAAAATATTCCTAAAGCCCTTGAAGGCAGGATCAAACTGGTGTGCATGGACTGGGACAGGGCCGATATCAAAGCCCTGGGGTGGCACCGGCATTTTGATCTGACCCTCGCCTTTATGTCGCCTGCCATTGCAACACCCGAGGCCCTCAACCGCATGATGGCCACATCAAAAAACGCCTGCGCCATCAGGGGATGGGCTGCAAGACGCACCCACCCCATCCTGGATGAACTATGGCTGAGAATTATGGGAACGCCCCTGGATGACAAGCCCCAGACCCTGATGATAAAATTCAACCTCCTGGTGGCCATGGGTTTTCTGCCTGAGCTTTCATGGGACGCCATCTCCTGGGAGCAGACCGTCACCATTGACGAAGAACTTGAGACCCGGCTTGCCTTTTTCCAGAAGGTGTCTGATCAGCCCGAAACTGTACTCAGACAGACCATCCGTTCCTATCTGGATTCCCTGGCCCACGGCAACACCATAAAAAAGGATCAGACCGGTACAACCGGCACCCTTGTCTGGAAACTTTTTCCTAAAGGAGCTGTTTGA
- a CDS encoding energy-coupling factor ABC transporter ATP-binding protein — MEIIKKPVIKLEKISFSYPGSTVRILDALDLEVYARDRIGLIAPNGSGKTTLFHTIMGLCRPDAGTIEIFGRQVSTEHEFQAVRSKIGLLFQDADDQLFCPTVVDDVAFGPLNLGLSPDKARLRAQKILSDLGIADLETAITHRLSGGQKRLVALAAVLAMEPRVLLLDEPTAGLDNQVKATLVKILNSLDIAHVVISHEFNFLTSVTDRVFSMENGKILTDDEVSVHQHEHMHKLGNRPHKHI, encoded by the coding sequence GTGGAAATTATAAAGAAACCCGTCATCAAGCTTGAAAAGATTTCATTTTCCTATCCCGGTTCAACAGTCAGAATTCTTGACGCCCTTGATCTTGAGGTCTACGCCAGGGATCGCATCGGCCTGATAGCACCCAACGGCAGTGGAAAAACGACCCTGTTTCATACGATCATGGGACTCTGCCGTCCTGATGCGGGAACGATTGAAATCTTTGGCAGGCAGGTATCAACTGAACACGAATTCCAGGCGGTCCGTTCAAAGATCGGGCTCCTGTTCCAGGATGCTGATGACCAGCTGTTCTGTCCCACGGTGGTGGACGATGTGGCCTTTGGCCCCCTTAACCTCGGGCTTTCACCGGACAAGGCCCGGCTAAGGGCACAAAAGATACTTTCCGACCTTGGGATTGCCGACCTTGAAACAGCTATTACCCACAGGCTTTCCGGCGGTCAGAAGCGCCTGGTGGCACTTGCTGCGGTGCTTGCCATGGAACCCCGGGTGCTGCTTCTTGATGAACCCACTGCCGGCCTTGACAACCAGGTCAAAGCGACCCTTGTCAAAATTTTAAACAGCCTTGATATTGCCCATGTGGTTATTTCCCATGAGTTCAACTTTCTTACTTCCGTGACAGACCGGGTTTTTTCAATGGAAAACGGTAAAATACTAACGGATGACGAGGTCAGCGTCCACCAGCATGAGCACATGCACAAGCTCGGCAACCGACCCCATAAACACATTTAG
- the ahcY gene encoding adenosylhomocysteinase — translation MTANPTRVMPLDPNLNYKVKDIALAMDGHKDMQLSEKEMPGLMALRKKYGQEKPLKGFKIMGSLHMTIQTAMLIDTLYELGADLRWATCNIFSTQDHAAAAIADKGSAAVFAWKGESLEDFWWCTEQALTWPDGTGPDLIVDDGGDATLYVHQGFRVEATPSLLDNISGSADEIALMNRLKQGYKENPTKWTGIAKKIRGVSEETTTGVHRLYHLATKKELLFPAINVNDSVTKSKFDNLYGCRESLADGIKRATDVMLAGKVVVVAGYGDVGKGCAASMKGYGARIIITEIDPICALQAAMEGFQVMTMEEAAPQGDIFVTATGNYQVIRAEHMEKMRNEAILCNIGHFDNEIEMAFFEKNPANTKTVIKPQVDKWTLASGKSIIVLAEGRLVNLGCATGHPSFVMSNSFTNQTLAQIKLAKEDLENKVYILPKELDEEVARLHLDILGVKVTKLSQEQADYIGVPVNGPFKPDHYRY, via the coding sequence ATGACAGCAAACCCAACCAGGGTAATGCCCCTGGACCCAAATCTTAACTATAAGGTCAAAGACATTGCCCTTGCCATGGATGGCCACAAGGACATGCAGCTCTCGGAAAAAGAGATGCCCGGGCTGATGGCCCTCAGGAAAAAATACGGACAGGAAAAACCCCTCAAGGGGTTCAAGATCATGGGAAGTCTCCACATGACCATACAGACGGCCATGCTCATTGACACCCTTTACGAATTGGGTGCAGACCTGAGATGGGCCACCTGTAACATCTTCTCCACCCAGGACCATGCAGCGGCTGCCATTGCCGACAAGGGATCTGCGGCTGTTTTTGCCTGGAAGGGTGAATCCCTTGAAGATTTCTGGTGGTGCACGGAGCAGGCCCTGACCTGGCCAGACGGAACCGGTCCTGATCTGATCGTGGACGACGGCGGTGACGCCACCCTATATGTCCACCAGGGTTTCAGGGTGGAAGCGACCCCTTCCCTTTTGGACAATATTTCAGGCAGTGCAGACGAGATTGCCCTGATGAACCGGCTTAAACAGGGTTATAAAGAGAACCCCACTAAGTGGACCGGGATTGCCAAAAAAATTCGGGGGGTTTCAGAAGAGACCACCACCGGGGTTCACAGACTCTATCACCTTGCGACCAAAAAAGAGCTGCTTTTTCCGGCCATCAACGTGAACGATTCAGTGACCAAATCAAAGTTTGACAACCTCTACGGCTGCAGGGAATCCCTGGCAGACGGCATCAAGCGAGCCACAGATGTGATGCTGGCCGGTAAGGTGGTTGTGGTTGCAGGTTATGGCGATGTGGGCAAGGGTTGCGCCGCCTCAATGAAGGGATACGGTGCCAGGATTATCATCACCGAAATCGACCCCATCTGCGCCCTCCAGGCTGCAATGGAAGGGTTCCAGGTCATGACCATGGAAGAGGCTGCCCCCCAGGGAGACATCTTTGTAACCGCCACGGGTAACTACCAGGTCATCCGGGCCGAGCACATGGAAAAGATGAGAAACGAGGCCATCCTCTGCAACATCGGCCACTTTGACAACGAGATTGAGATGGCTTTTTTTGAGAAAAACCCGGCCAACACCAAGACCGTTATCAAACCCCAGGTGGACAAGTGGACCCTAGCGTCTGGTAAATCCATCATCGTTTTAGCCGAAGGACGGCTTGTGAACCTTGGATGTGCAACCGGCCACCCAAGCTTTGTCATGAGCAACAGCTTCACCAACCAGACCCTGGCCCAGATCAAGCTTGCCAAGGAAGACCTTGAAAACAAGGTGTACATCCTGCCCAAGGAACTCGACGAGGAGGTGGCCCGCCTTCACCTGGACATCCTCGGGGTTAAGGTGACAAAGCTCTCCCAGGAGCAGGCTGACTACATTGGCGTGCCAGTGAACGGGCCGTTCAAACCGGATCACTACCGGTACTAA
- the cbiQ gene encoding cobalt ECF transporter T component CbiQ yields MIDEELALGDSFIHRLDPCVRVISAFVVSFALALSNGFGVLGLYFFFALTLVWLASLEPKAVVKRLKPMLLFVLMIWVILPFTFEGEAFAHLGPLTITRPGLALCLRISIKSVAILLVFIALLATMTVATLGQALHRLKIPDKMVFLLLMTYRYISVIHGEYLRLVRAARLRGFIPGTNLHSYKTYAYIAGMLFVRASLRAERVHKAMLCRGFSGKFLTLDTPVENRLNPFFMAGVSVATLALVVMETMWK; encoded by the coding sequence ATGATTGACGAGGAACTTGCCCTGGGTGATTCTTTTATCCACAGGCTCGATCCCTGTGTCAGGGTGATATCAGCCTTTGTGGTTTCCTTTGCCCTGGCCCTTTCCAACGGATTTGGCGTGCTTGGACTCTATTTCTTCTTCGCCCTGACCCTGGTATGGCTGGCCTCCCTGGAACCCAAAGCGGTCGTTAAGCGTCTCAAACCCATGCTTCTCTTTGTCCTGATGATCTGGGTTATTCTGCCATTCACGTTTGAGGGGGAGGCCTTTGCCCATCTTGGCCCCCTCACCATCACCCGTCCAGGCCTGGCACTTTGCCTCAGGATTTCCATCAAGTCTGTCGCCATTCTGCTGGTGTTTATTGCATTGCTGGCGACCATGACCGTTGCAACCCTGGGACAGGCACTTCACCGGCTCAAAATTCCTGACAAAATGGTGTTTCTGTTGCTCATGACCTACCGCTACATTAGCGTAATCCATGGGGAGTATCTGCGGCTTGTCCGTGCCGCACGACTACGGGGATTTATCCCAGGGACAAACCTTCATTCCTACAAAACCTACGCCTATATTGCGGGCATGCTCTTTGTCCGGGCGTCCTTACGGGCCGAACGGGTCCATAAGGCCATGCTTTGCCGGGGCTTCAGCGGTAAATTTCTTACCCTTGACACCCCGGTTGAAAACAGGCTCAACCCATTTTTCATGGCGGGTGTTTCAGTGGCGACCCTGGCCCTCGTTGTGATGGAAACCATGTGGAAATAA
- the metK gene encoding methionine adenosyltransferase, whose translation MTEPISTLFTSESVTEGHPDKVADAISDSILDAIMAEDKNCRVACETLVTTGLAMIAGEITTDCYVDIPEIVRQTIKEIGYHSSTMGFDWQTCSVVTSIDHQSPDIAQGVNEGAGKEQGAGDQGLMFGFATDETPELMPMPVSYAHKLTQRLARVRKNGSLDFLRPDGKSQVTIEYVNGHPKRVDTIVVSAQHKPDITHEALKDAIITEVIRKVIPAEMMDGDTKFFINPTGKFVIGGPMGDCGLTGRKIIVDTYGGQGSHGGGCFSGKDPSKVDRSASYMGRYIAKNLVAAGLANKCEIQMAYAIGVAEPVSLLVDFMGTGNISEKRAVEIVREVFELKPAGIIRTLDLKRPIYRKTAAYGHFGRNDPDFTWERTDKVEEIRERAGL comes from the coding sequence ATGACAGAACCCATATCCACGCTGTTTACATCCGAGTCTGTAACCGAGGGGCACCCCGACAAGGTGGCCGACGCCATATCAGACAGTATCCTTGATGCCATCATGGCTGAAGATAAAAACTGCAGGGTTGCCTGCGAGACCCTGGTAACCACCGGCCTTGCCATGATTGCAGGCGAGATCACCACAGACTGCTATGTGGACATTCCGGAAATCGTTCGCCAGACCATCAAAGAGATTGGCTACCACTCTTCCACCATGGGGTTTGACTGGCAGACCTGCTCGGTGGTCACAAGCATTGACCACCAGTCCCCGGACATTGCCCAGGGAGTGAATGAGGGTGCGGGCAAAGAGCAGGGGGCTGGAGACCAGGGCCTGATGTTCGGCTTTGCAACCGACGAGACCCCTGAACTCATGCCCATGCCTGTAAGTTACGCCCATAAACTGACCCAGCGACTCGCAAGGGTGAGAAAAAATGGGTCCCTGGATTTTCTGAGACCCGACGGAAAATCCCAGGTAACCATCGAGTATGTGAACGGGCATCCCAAACGGGTGGACACCATCGTGGTCTCGGCCCAGCACAAGCCAGATATTACCCATGAGGCCCTCAAGGACGCCATCATCACTGAGGTGATCCGAAAGGTGATCCCGGCCGAGATGATGGACGGAGACACAAAATTTTTCATCAACCCCACCGGTAAGTTTGTCATTGGCGGCCCCATGGGAGATTGCGGCCTCACTGGCAGAAAGATCATTGTTGACACCTACGGCGGACAGGGAAGCCACGGCGGCGGCTGTTTCTCAGGCAAGGATCCCTCCAAGGTGGATAGAAGTGCTTCATACATGGGACGTTACATTGCCAAAAACCTCGTTGCCGCAGGCCTTGCCAATAAATGTGAAATCCAGATGGCCTATGCCATTGGCGTGGCAGAACCAGTCTCCCTTCTTGTGGACTTCATGGGAACCGGCAACATCTCGGAAAAAAGGGCCGTTGAAATTGTTCGGGAGGTTTTTGAACTCAAACCTGCAGGGATTATCCGGACCCTGGATCTGAAGCGCCCCATCTACAGAAAAACAGCTGCCTACGGCCATTTCGGAAGAAATGATCCCGATTTCACCTGGGAAAGAACCGACAAGGTAGAAGAGATCAGAGAACGAGCAGGCTTATAA